A stretch of Bordetella petrii DNA encodes these proteins:
- a CDS encoding PulJ/GspJ family protein, with protein sequence MRRARAAQQGFTLIEVLVALALMALLSLISWRALDMVERSSERLQASGDDTLALVRVLGQIESDIGRHAGNGVLPSGTPWNPSARAGALLPPGIQWHDPVLSLVRSAQGGAWQQVAWGTENGSLRRAAGPAARTLPLPEARAGEVMLEHINVFAVRAWIPGQGWTLPGASNARKSATGLEITIGRRHNGRNEIYRKVVQLP encoded by the coding sequence ATGAGGCGCGCGCGCGCGGCCCAGCAGGGCTTCACCCTGATCGAAGTGCTGGTGGCCCTGGCGCTGATGGCGCTGCTGAGCCTGATTTCGTGGCGCGCCCTGGATATGGTGGAACGGTCCAGCGAGCGCCTGCAGGCCAGCGGCGACGACACGCTGGCGCTGGTGCGGGTGCTGGGCCAGATAGAAAGCGATATCGGCCGGCATGCGGGCAACGGCGTCCTGCCCTCGGGCACGCCGTGGAATCCGTCGGCCCGCGCCGGCGCCCTGCTGCCGCCCGGCATCCAGTGGCACGACCCGGTGCTGTCGCTGGTGCGCTCGGCCCAGGGCGGCGCCTGGCAGCAAGTGGCCTGGGGCACGGAAAACGGCAGCCTGCGGCGGGCGGCGGGGCCGGCCGCGCGGACATTGCCTTTACCCGAGGCCCGGGCCGGCGAGGTCATGCTGGAACATATCAATGTGTTTGCCGTGCGGGCCTGGATACCGGGCCAGGGCTGGACGCTGCCCGGGGCGTCCAATGCCCGGAAGTCGGCGACCGGGCTGGAGATCACCATCGGGCGCCGGCACAACGGCCGCAACGAGATCTACCGCAAAGTGGTGCAGCTGCCATGA
- the gspK gene encoding type II secretion system minor pseudopilin GspK, with protein sequence MTAPWSALRSPSPGPERHPGSQRGMAVIAALVVVAAAAITAAAILERQALLVDTLTVERDRTDAQWILRGGLDWSRIILLNDARRNAVTRNSAVWAQPIVGLEISTPDGMRKAYFSGQIEDEQGKYNIWRLAQQGVVRPRELAVLRKLLAALGLQESLAQTVASRVADSQGGPGRRQARPGLRTPGELAGLEGISPDVAATLSGYLTVLPQETPINVNTASAEVLSAGIPGLDLARARDLAGQRDRGQWFNDGADFYQRLGKPGAAHGVPISVRSEWFKVTGQVSIHDTPITMQALLYRQGDEPPAIQWLGG encoded by the coding sequence ATGACCGCGCCCTGGTCCGCCTTGCGCAGCCCGTCGCCGGGCCCGGAACGCCACCCCGGCTCGCAACGGGGCATGGCCGTAATTGCCGCGCTGGTGGTGGTTGCGGCGGCCGCCATCACCGCCGCTGCCATTCTGGAACGGCAGGCGCTACTGGTGGACACGCTTACCGTTGAACGCGACCGCACGGACGCGCAATGGATACTGCGCGGCGGCCTGGACTGGTCGCGCATCATTCTGCTGAACGACGCCCGCCGCAATGCGGTCACCCGCAACAGCGCGGTGTGGGCCCAGCCCATCGTGGGGCTGGAAATCAGCACCCCCGACGGCATGCGCAAGGCCTATTTTTCAGGGCAGATCGAGGACGAGCAAGGCAAGTACAACATCTGGCGCTTGGCGCAACAGGGCGTGGTGCGGCCCCGGGAACTGGCGGTGCTGCGCAAGCTGCTGGCGGCCCTGGGCCTGCAGGAATCATTGGCCCAGACCGTGGCCAGCCGGGTCGCCGATTCGCAGGGCGGCCCGGGCCGCCGGCAGGCCCGGCCGGGCTTGCGCACGCCGGGCGAGCTGGCCGGGCTGGAAGGCATATCGCCCGACGTCGCGGCCACGCTGTCGGGCTATTTGACAGTGCTGCCGCAGGAAACGCCCATCAACGTCAACACCGCCAGCGCCGAGGTGCTGAGCGCCGGCATTCCCGGCCTGGACCTGGCGCGCGCCCGCGATCTTGCCGGCCAGCGCGACCGCGGGCAATGGTTCAACGACGGCGCCGATTTTTACCAGCGGCTGGGCAAGCCCGGCGCCGCCCACGGCGTTCCGATCAGCGTGCGCAGCGAATGGTTCAAGGTGACCGGCCAGGTCAGCATCCACGACACCCCCATCACGATGCAGGCGCTGCTGTATCGCCAGGGCGACGAGCCGCCCGCCATACAGTGGCTGGGAGGCTGA
- the gspL gene encoding type II secretion system protein GspL: protein MMAFALFGRGGNLLRSGEMPLAALARSVPVGHVEAILHPHDAVVVTAQLPPVPARLLESAVRGSVESLALSDTAELCIAHGPRAADGSVCIAWASRQALLDAWRGLADAGLELAAIVPHALALPAGDPHPGQALALPVDARWRATLPRWSLARPEWRPVRSAHRWRGAALWAGAAALLWLLGLNIYAAQLRSEARSVQAATEQAVRKAFPSMSIIIDPVRQVQNLRNQLRVAGGAASADGFMPLVLGAAQVLGFAAGHVASLRYEEGVLTLVLAPGYQPPANEAALHQAAAVRSLLLQKDDDAAHTWHVRQAGIAEPDARRP from the coding sequence ATGATGGCTTTTGCGCTGTTCGGCCGCGGCGGAAACCTGCTGCGCAGCGGCGAAATGCCGCTTGCGGCGCTTGCCCGATCCGTTCCGGTCGGCCACGTGGAAGCCATTCTGCATCCTCACGACGCCGTGGTCGTGACGGCGCAGCTGCCGCCCGTGCCGGCAAGGCTGCTGGAGTCCGCGGTGCGCGGCAGCGTCGAATCGCTGGCGCTGAGCGACACGGCCGAGCTCTGCATCGCCCACGGGCCGCGCGCCGCCGATGGCAGCGTCTGCATTGCCTGGGCCAGCCGCCAGGCGCTGCTGGACGCCTGGCGCGGCCTGGCCGATGCCGGGCTCGAGCTGGCCGCGATTGTGCCCCACGCCCTGGCGCTGCCCGCAGGCGATCCCCACCCCGGACAGGCGCTGGCGCTGCCGGTGGACGCGCGCTGGCGGGCCACGCTGCCCCGCTGGTCGCTGGCGCGGCCCGAATGGCGCCCGGTGCGGTCCGCGCACCGCTGGCGCGGCGCCGCGCTGTGGGCGGGCGCCGCGGCGCTGCTGTGGCTGCTGGGCTTGAACATCTATGCCGCGCAGTTGCGCAGCGAAGCCCGGTCCGTCCAGGCCGCCACCGAGCAGGCTGTGCGCAAGGCGTTTCCTTCCATGAGCATCATCATCGATCCGGTCCGCCAGGTGCAGAACCTGCGCAACCAGCTGCGCGTGGCCGGCGGCGCCGCCAGCGCGGACGGCTTCATGCCGCTGGTGCTGGGCGCGGCGCAAGTGCTGGGATTCGCCGCCGGGCACGTTGCCTCGCTGCGCTACGAAGAAGGCGTGCTGACCCTGGTGCTGGCGCCAGGCTATCAACCCCCGGCCAATGAGGCTGCGCTGCACCAGGCCGCGGCGGTGCGGTCGCTGCTGCTGCAAAAGGACGATGATGCCGCCCATACCTGGCACGTCCGGCAGGCCGGCATTGCCGAACCCGACGCGAGGCGCCCATGA
- the gspM gene encoding type II secretion system protein GspM, with translation MSTRPAAAAPVRRRIAVIGQQAHAWWRTRTPRERTLLSVALAALAATLAWTLAIRPALHTIAQARQQLPRLHADAARVDALIAEARGLEQAESGRMDAANLAGALRASLQRAGLQASAVVSEEPAAGDGLPRQWDIALLNADVARVMKWLAELPYLLHVQTRFVELARANIDGRDRPGSVTGRVRVSLPVERKQ, from the coding sequence ATGAGCACGCGTCCCGCGGCCGCCGCACCCGTACGCCGGCGCATCGCCGTTATCGGGCAGCAGGCGCATGCGTGGTGGCGCACGCGCACGCCGCGCGAACGCACGCTGCTGAGCGTGGCCCTGGCTGCCCTGGCCGCAACGCTGGCATGGACGCTGGCGATACGGCCCGCGCTGCACACCATCGCGCAGGCGCGGCAACAACTGCCGCGACTGCACGCCGACGCCGCCCGCGTAGACGCCTTGATTGCCGAAGCGCGCGGCCTGGAACAGGCCGAGTCGGGCCGCATGGATGCGGCAAACCTGGCCGGCGCCTTGCGCGCCAGCCTGCAGCGCGCCGGCCTGCAGGCATCGGCGGTGGTCAGTGAAGAGCCTGCGGCGGGCGACGGCTTGCCGCGGCAGTGGGATATTGCGCTGCTCAATGCCGACGTCGCGCGCGTGATGAAGTGGCTGGCCGAGCTGCCCTACCTGTTGCATGTGCAGACCCGGTTTGTGGAACTGGCGCGCGCCAATATCGACGGCCGCGATCGGCCCGGCAGCGTGACCGGGCGTGTGCGCGTGTCTTTGCCGGTGGAGCGCAAGCAATGA